ATTCGTATCATATTCGtacatatatatcatttacaacgccaaattaaattatttagtgcAAATTCAGTACGAAAATAACGTACGACGAACGTATCAAATGATCAGTATAAACTCTAATCTACTAAATAAAAGTTACACACACAACTGAATCAAAACTGTCAATTCATGTTAGATCAGTGAACTGCAATGATCTCTATGCACACTCTCTATACATACAAACctcaaataatttgatttgagTGTCGGTTAAAAAATGGTTCGAGTCTCGGCTAAAAAATGGTTTGAGTCTCggctaaaataatataagccctcgaaaaagataaaaaaagggaagaaaaagaaaaaaaacagctCAAACTATCTtcgaaattatgaaaaataaagggATGGTTGATAGAACATTTTTGAAAGCTGTTTTCAAGTTTTTGAAAATGCACTACCAGTACTTTTTTCGATTTTCGGTCGTcgagcaaaaaattttgaaaaatttttctcaaaataactAATCGCAAATAACTAATAGGTCATTGATTTGTAGGTGATGAATTGTTCCTCTCGTCAAAATACCATCCACAAATACACCTCCACATACTCGATTTTTTGGATCAGGAAGTTTTGACCACTCTCATCTGAAACGGTGAGAAATAGAGGGTTGAAGTCCTATATCTTTTTTGTAGATATCGACATGCTTTACAATAAAGGTCCAATATGGTCCGAGTCTCTAACGCAAACCACACTAATAATGCTTAGAAAGGAAGATGTAGACATAGCCGGCTAAGATTGTCCCGATCGTCTAGTGAAAGTATCTCAAACTAGGTTCACGTGCTTCAACCTCCCTGAGTATATCACAAGGCGAATTCCTACTAGCGGACTTAGTATCATCTTCACCATTCTTCAACTTCCCGATTCAGTATCTAACATACCTAATCGCGTTGCAATGTGCATTTTAAAGATGTTTTTCAGTTAGAGcgacaattaatttttgaaataattgtaatagtCTTGTTTGTGGCGAATCAACgcaaatttgttaaaagtgTGTTATATTgacaaattgaaagaaaatttattacgaaTTTGCAAGGTAAGAATTATTTCCATTCTTCTGTCTTcatttttgctatatatttattacaatttttttgaaaatattttgaatagatttttacaataaatattgcaaaagacaagacacacacacacacacgcacacacacaaatgtatatattttattgtaaaagcGACATCTTTAATGTCTTTCTAAAAATTGcggtaattattaataattgttcacgctagaatttattttatctgagAAAAGTACATATAACTAGTTTTGTGGAATATTGCTATTAACCAtgcaatttgtcattaatctttctttaGAGCTACTTTAACTGTATTGTATAATGACAAGTGTGAAgagagaaatgttaaaaactCTTTCGTCCTATAAGAAACATCCTTCTTGTGCTGCTTCTAAAGACAATAAAGTTCTTAGATTCTTTCAATCATTAgtataagatttaattaaagaacagAATTCAAAACCTAAAATTTAGTATAAGaagtattaatataagaaacataattttttctgttttcttaaaaaaaatacccCAGAGTTTAagtttttcctattttttaataacatcatAAACATACGTTTCTTGCAGTGTCGAATCATCATTCaaagataaattgaaaaatgttgtCAATTCTACATACCACATTTCTAGtgacaaatataataacttGCTATATAATGCCTAATGAAAATAATCGccttgtaattttatatatttgagtaTATTCTCATAAGAGTTATATAGTATTTGATCAAAAAGTggttataaatgaaaaaacgaAGTAATAACAGCATTTTCCAAATGATCGAAtaaggagaaaaaaatcaacaacttgttaaaatattttgtaaagcaATTGTcacattagaaatattaaaagaaaattttcaacagcagcaagaaataatagaaaatttagaaagatttatcaaactataataatttataatataacaacaCGTTTACAATAATGTATGTTGAATTTAGTTACGCGACAGAATATTGCATAAACAGTTAtctatatgtatgtacgtctcgttgaaatatattgcaacGTTATGCAGTGCGAGTGTTGATTCTTCGATTTTCCCCGATTATATCTTCATAGATATAGAATTTTACAATAGTGACtttatatttagttaaaaTCCCGATCGCGAGAAAGCGAAAGTGTTCACGGGTTATCTGAGCATACGGACGTCCGGATGGATGATTTAACACCAGTGTGAACTGATGCTCGGTGATGGCACAGCAAAGAATTGCTCGCTCTGTGAAAGGCGATTTTAGATTGCGTTTACTTTGGACCATAATAAAGAGAACgtcttctcttctttctcccctttcccctttctctctttctcttttcttttaagtctatattaaattttaaaataaatatgcgcACAAGAAACTGTggaaattactatttttaccGAAATGACAAATTTATACAAAGCAATGTTATTGTAGCAATATTTTGAAGACGGTCTCTTATGTTCTTagtgtattttttaatctatattttaaacactGCGTTTGTGTGTATTGTCGTTACTccaaagaataatataatcgtCGAAAAGCCAAACGACGGTGCAAATTCCATCACATGCGATGCGATGTGCGATGCACATCTCTATTCTGACTCGTCTGCATCGTTACAGCATACTGCGCTACTTTTGCGTGTCTTTCACCATGGAAACTTCCTTTTCACCAATTACGTAGTTTCCTCCTCTAAAGCATGTCATCATCGAAGGTGCGAGATTAATGCGaggttaaatattaaatgcatactttgcaaaatcaaattgcaaatttgctTAAGTCAGAAATAAATACGGAAAAGCTTTGCTTACGCAAGCTTAGCTGCAAGCTGCTTAGCAAATGTCGTCTATATTTATGATGTAAAatcttattacataataataataatttcttttgcttGTAAAACAGTCTACTTACAATATTTGATAGAAAACACGATaagtttacaattttttaatgacttTTTTTAAGGATATatgaattacattttaaatttttttcataatgataaaacaatgttaaaatggtaaaaaataaaaaaaaaaatatcgagtaTTTTGTATgactaaaatagaaaatgttaaaataaaaattgcacctTGTCCTTTTGAATGAACGTGCTACTATCGTGCACGTATAATTATCGTCTAAATTATATTGAGATATAAATATCGTATGCATAAAACAGTGATTGCTCTTATAAATTCTTCGTGCCACCAGTATATagcatttttgtattaatgtCTGACTGTGctattaaataagattttacgTTCACGATTGTTAAGCGTGCACTAAACTAACGTCTTACAATCTCGGTATCCCAACGTAATCCTATAATTTGAgcgtgcaaaataaatttgaaaaataacggGACTGACATTATACCAATTCAAACACTAAtaatatgtgtaaaatataattattcattttatttaaaaaaatcatttattttatggcatcacaatgtttaaatttatataatattaatgttaaaatccCGTTATTTTTCAGACATACTGTGTGTGCAATCGCGTATGCAAACCCTGAACGAAGGTGCTACCATGAAAATGGACACACTTGTTTGAGTGGTAGCTTGGTGTTAGCTAAAACGGGCCGAAAAGAAAGTCAGGTTGTGAGAAGGTAAGTGAATCTAGCACAAAACACAATTGCTTTGTTTAAACTTACTAAGATGACGTTCACTATATGACCTTGCAAAAATTCACAAGAGTGAATAATGatatttgcaagaataaaaataaaggatCTTGGCAAGCTCGGATGCAGCCGAGATGTAATAAAGCGTCAATGTGTTTATTCTCAACttgcaaattgtattttttccatttgaggtataatttttgatttctatattttatcaatgataAAGTGCAATCAGTACAATACGTAcgctaatattaatatcgacgATTAACTATCATTGCTGTTATTATTTGCTATTTAGATTGtaaaatttgctaaaattatagaaacaaatttttaaacttgtgGGTTAATTTTTCGCATTTCATGCCTATCTACTCTCTGCAACGTAGGAAGAATGAAATGAAGAACTGAGATGAAGAAGATTGCAACAACTTAGGTATCTAGATGTAATTAGAACAAGGCTAAGGGACAGTGGGGAGCGATTGCACCGATGCGAGGTGTTGAGTACGCCGCTTATTACTAAATAGAACATTCGCATCGTACAGCGTGCTGACATCGAAGATCAAATATATGtgtctataataaaattaagtcggagtaatatattttaaatgaaaaaaattatgtaaataactGTTCAAtcaactaaattattatttgcataaagatatatttacgttagtcatgaataaattataaatcggttttttttaaattctttatctaTTATTCAAATCAGATTTTGGTCATTTTTGAAGACTCAAGAGTtcttaaaagtatattattatacttgaaTAAATATCCAACaacaagaaaatgttacgtaaAGATGGGAATTAACctgcaaatgtaaatttacacaatGCAATCAGTTTACACGCAAACACATTATTTACAGTACATTATATACTAATATAcacactttataaaatatataaatatttttattcattggaAAGAACCAGAATAAATTACTGAAGCAATGAATCGTAAAGTTATCGATAACATAGCGAGATTCGCACAAGCATCACTTTGAAAGTGCATTTATTACTACTTATTTACTATCTTGCACGATAGCTGCACGTATCTGTATTACGTAACATGTGCAAGTCACGATGTGATCTATCTAACATTTGCCTTGTTTGTTGAGGATTCCTTAATTAAGTGAttccttaattttttaaaactaatatattacgatatattgtaatatattgtaactCAGTGATGATTATATTGTGATTTGCACAAATACTCTATTTAAAATGTGCTGTTTTACatcaaatacattttattttagatcaAAATGATTATTGGAAAGATGCGCTTGACAATATAACTACAAATCGACAAAGGAGAAGTTCCTCATCATGAAGACAAATAGACGAGGACATTGGTGTCGATTATTGTTGGTAGCTGCAATTTTATTCGAGCATGCTAATGCAGAAAAggttaaatattcaaaaatcttaagcaatttttttccttaatgCTTTTCGATGGCGAGTAAAAGTTAcgctataatttaaatttatagcaTGACGCTCAAAgcatataaacaatttttgccTCTTTAAATCGTACTTTATTATGACAAATCACCTACGCAATACACACTGACTAACACatgatgaatattttttattttgtcattttgACGATAgttcttttgtaaaaattgactTTTACATCAGCAGTAGCAttagcgtaaaaaatgtatgtttaGCTTCAAAGTCATgtaacttaataataataataataaaaaaaaaaaaaaaaaaaaaaaaaaaaaaaattgtagccaaattttaagaaatgtatttttgtaaaatgtaatttttgatactTGTCGTGAATTTggcgagaaaaatttttttattaagctgCGGAGTGTTGAACATACGTacctaattttaaaaacaaaacaatgtcTTTTGTTAacttaaaagtgtaaaaataacaaatgttCAAAAAACGCTTCTAAAAGTAAAAGTACAGCATGTAAAAGTACAAACTTCTTTCGTCTGCAAAGATTTTTTTGTCGAACTTGAatgatttgaaaattgttcgATTTCGAACGTTTGAATGATGTTCCCTATGTTTTATGAAGTagtgcatttattattatttctataaattttctgtAACAATTTGCTGGTTTACTGTTGTCAAGTTTATTACATTGTGTTGCAGGAAGTTCAGTAATGGATAATATATCATCaggattataaaataattttctaaaatgtatCATTAGGCGAATTTAATCATCGAAATAacgcattaaatttattaaattgttaaaaatatatatgatatattaccattgaaaatatatacattgttaTTGGTCTCAGTAAATTATTCGAGATAACTGTTGCAGCGAAAACGGCAAATCTTTCGTGAACAAGTGCTGCCTGCATTAGGTGGCAAGATTCCAGAAGAAGCTTTCAGAACGGATCGCTTGGCATTGAATCGATTGAATAAGGAAGGTATCACTGTACCTGACGGTATAGTCCTAGACGCTCGGCATATCCACAAACATTCTTAttccgataaaaaaatgttagaaataataaaggtATGTTTATATGTTGGTATATACGTGTGTATAcacaatgtaaatatattctctagctaaaaaatcattgttttctttattcaatttaGGTCTATCTAACATCAGATGGCCGATACGTATCTCCAGAAGGCCGACCTCACTATAATCATCCGAAAACCGTCGATACGACCTACATTATACGTAGGCCGTTTATGCATACGAATCACAAAACACTGAACGCTTACGAAAAACTGACAAATTATCCAAAGCCACAggtttattcaaattatagaCAATTTGTTCCGATCGTATCGTCCATTAAACCGGAAGTTTACAAACCTATTATGATGCCTCTAATACTTCCGGCTGATACGGAACTATTTGATTCAAGTTGGAGAACAGAGTATGACTGGGATACTGTATATAAACCGTTTGACGATTATTTTATCGACAACATCGCACTCTTCAATTCGCATCGGGTAATAttgtttgtattaattattatttttttattgtattaagatgtattaatataatacatatcttacataaatgtatataataaattttataacataaacgGAAAGTATTGAGACGATATTGACCGCGCGATATCATTCTAATATTCGTCGGCATGCAGTATTTCGTCAATATTGAAATCTATGTAGCTACCGATTGTGAACCCCCACCTGGAAATGTATGAGTAGTTTttctgtattattaaattaatcggAGCCATACTGTTTTGTAGGTTATCACGGATTATCAAGGATTTCTCGATGAGTTCCATGAACGATCCTTGAGACATGTGGATTTTGAAAATAGCGACAGAAATCAACAGCATCGTCAGGaccaaaaatatcaagaattaCAAAGTGGATTGAAACTGTCGTCTTATCAGAAAATCAAGTCAATTATCGCCAATCCTCACAATCCTGCCTACACAAATCTTACAAGTATACCGGAGACCAGTTTTTCTTGCCGTGGAAGGAACGGAATGTTCGCAGACATCGAAACTAAATGCCAAGTAAAACAGGctcattaattcttttttttaacaatgacaagaaaaacaataaaaatcaaaagttcTTACGGCTATTGGAccgcaaaaaatataaattaatatatgaaaataacaaatatattttgaccaCACTTCAGGTCTTCTTCAGATTGATAGAAAATAGAGAAAGGAAGGAAAGGgcttaaattataaaattgagaaatattaagAATGTATAAAAGTAGTTAAAGAATGAGAGAATacgaacaaaatttatttaataaaaaacggGCTCGTGTTTGTTTTtgtcattgtttttttttgacaaatcatacgttacattatttttttttctaatattaatttacattatgctttcaataatattatagaaaaagaaaagtgaaaattaaaattacaaatcataaaatttagttaaattgcaacataaaaatataaacagacaaAATCTAATGATATTAACTAGATTGGAACCGTTTAAATCAGATGTCGAAAACAATTGAGCTTTAATTTAATCCtttgtttaatttcttaactgttcaaaaataaaaatactttattgtcaaaaataatttttagaagagacaattaaatatttacgtaaAGTATATATGTTCAAAGCTCGTTAGAAGACCTAAATTCAAATCTAcagtcaaaatttaaaaaattaaaaacttaatgtagctattgaaaattgaattaagtCACGCAACAATTATTTGTGTCATATCTGTTATTTCTTGCAGGTATTTCACAACTGTTTAGGTTCATCGAAAGTATCTTCTTTGTGCCCACCAGGAACCGCATTTTACGAAGCAAATAAGCGCTGCGAATGGTTCGACATTGTACAGTGCAAGCAGTaaagtcaaaataatattgaaatatccataaagtttaagtaaaaataacaagAGAAAAATTCATTGCTtgattaaatatcatttattttgagTTTATTTAGTTGACAatctaaattagaaaattaagtttaagaaagaaaaaaaagattgtaaaacatatttcaGTTACATATATACGTAGGTGTATGCTCTCTTTAATGGTACGTTGCTTGTATGATTGGATGtcagtgaaaataaataaagctaaattaaaataagaaatacatttattgttttgtaataaatttataatttattctatttaacatttataaatttatttatcgctttaacttaatttacttttatattttatagatatgtttcttataaattagataGAATGAGAAAACGGCAAGATAATGCTGTATGATTTCAGTAGTATGAATAAACGCGTCAGATTAATGGCCTACGATTTCAGTAGTATAAGTAAACGCGAAAGATCAATAGCTTACGAATCCAGGAGTACGAGTAAATGTGAAAGATTAATAGCATACGAATTCAGGAGTAAACGCGAAAGATTCATGgcctataatataatatgtattattattacaaattataatacaatatacgaatataaaaagtataatatacaGTAGCTTTTGTgctataaagatattaataaagtcaTTTAAACGCTTAGAAGTTTTATGGACGATGCAAAAGACTATACTTGAAAAGAGTCAAACaatacgattttttatttgtgtcaaAGCAAAGTGtctaataatgcaaaaatattaatattttgatagtaaaaattattattagaaaaattaaaaatttcgcactaacatcctgcgacggTTCTTAAatgctcttctattatattacttgATTGTCATCATATGAGcctttccattatatgtgttaaaaattattatattattatttgcgcAAGAAACTTCTTTCGTTCTTT
This genomic window from Linepithema humile isolate Giens D197 chromosome 5, Lhum_UNIL_v1.0, whole genome shotgun sequence contains:
- the LOC105675267 gene encoding uncharacterized protein, translating into MKTNRRGHWCRLLLVAAILFEHANAEKRKRQIFREQVLPALGGKIPEEAFRTDRLALNRLNKEGITVPDGIVLDARHIHKHSYSDKKMLEIIKVYLTSDGRYVSPEGRPHYNHPKTVDTTYIIRRPFMHTNHKTLNAYEKLTNYPKPQVYSNYRQFVPIVSSIKPEVYKPIMMPLILPADTELFDSSWRTEYDWDTVYKPFDDYFIDNIALFNSHRVITDYQGFLDEFHERSLRHVDFENSDRNQQHRQDQKYQELQSGLKLSSYQKIKSIIANPHNPAYTNLTSIPETSFSCRGRNGMFADIETKCQVFHNCLGSSKVSSLCPPGTAFYEANKRCEWFDIVQCKHTKHPQDILKTSRIFWCPKDVLRTSRSPQDVLRIYRIFCAVWHSLTAETGPVSFIFKLGAVMLRSRCIFAVLLLAAILAAFCSAIVQERVPVDDYHDEYQNFQPIVGFRQPIIVKEESKKEQDFSKIPGIPGIDYPIYHTVPPTSFSCAYVPFVPGMYANVETGCQAYHICHDGREGHQGASFLCTNGTLFNQHEFACDWWYNVNCANAPSLYR